From a region of the Triticum aestivum cultivar Chinese Spring chromosome 7D, IWGSC CS RefSeq v2.1, whole genome shotgun sequence genome:
- the LOC123171265 gene encoding pheromone receptor transcription activator-like → MPRREKREGICFIEDKRERGITFSKRRDGLYKMACDLSVLTGMRVAVVLEAESGIMHSFGTPSAAPIVEAFLSGGPLVEPLVDEATNDRIRMLQREVARLDMESVTYEKRAELSLEHIKNIQEENPGIVANFIFSREEYLSLEELNKLFNELLRVWEDIRRRMPPLHPVSEPKTGGPNVPKNELTLRGPSWDYLKTRLSSQQPSSSHCIPTQVLSSVPLPLKPQDTMEPHFPMQVSLQSAPPPLAPRLTSHLQPVVHQVPQIFQSAPPSLGSHSTSLVQPIPDLVQDLPPRLQNYPSSYNSMEPPQNNTITNSTIGSTVEGPPQLFYPNGNDFSIGESFSNGTLAYTPSNQPHYNGNLGMDAYLGHNGNNVGQYNMDYDEFVNAPAKSSNGNDDYVHSWFEGLL, encoded by the exons ATGCCAAGGAGAGAGAAGAGGGAGGGTATTTGTTTCATCGAGGACAAAAGGGAACGTGGCATCACCTTCTCCAAGAGGCGTGATGGCTTGTACAAGATGGCATGTGACCTCTCCGTCCTCACGGGCATGAGGGTTGCTGTCGTCCTGGAGGCGGAGTCCGGAATAATGCACTCATTTGGGACGCCATCAGCGGCACCCATAGTTGAAGCTTTCTTATCAGGAGGTCCACTTGTCGAGCCGTTGGTTGATGAGGCAACGAATGATAGGATTAGAATGTTGCAGAGGGAGGTGGCTCGGTTGGACATGGAAAGTGTGACATATGAGAAGAGAGCAGAACTCTCACTCGAGCATATCAAAAATATCCAAGAAGAGAACCCAGGTATTGTAGCAAATTTTATCTTCTCCAGGGAAGAATATCTTAGTCTTGAAGAGCTTAACAAGCTCTTCAATGAACTTTTGCGGGTCTGGGAGGACATTAGACGTCGTATGCCTCCACTTCATCCTGTAAGTGAACCCAAGACTGGTGGTCCAAACGTACCAAAGAATGAATTGACGCTAAGAGGCCCATCATGGGATTACTTGAAGACTCGTCTTTCATCCCAACAACCATCGTCATCTCATTGTATTCCCACTCAAGTGTTGTCGTCGGTTCCACTACCATTAAAACCACAAGACACGATGGAACCACATTTTCCTATGCAGGTATCGCTCCAGTCTGCACCACCACCTTTGGCACCTCGTTTAACATCCCACCTACAACCAGTTGTTCATCAG GTACCACAAATATTTCAGTCAGCACCACCATCTTTGGGTTCCCATTCGACATCCCTCGTACAACCCATTCCTGATCTGGTACAAGATTTACCTCCACGCCTTCAGAACTATCCAAGTTCTTACAACTCAATGGAGCCACCACAGAACAACACAATCACTAACTCAACCATTGGGAGCACTGTGGAGGGCCCCCCACAGTTGTTCTACCCCAATGGCAATGACTTTTCCATCGGTGAGTCCTTTAGCAATGGTACCTTGGCCTACACTCCGTCGAACCAACCACACTATAATGGGAACCTAGGGATGGATGCTTATTTGGGACATAATGGCAATAATGTAGGCCAATATAACATGGACTATGATGAGTTTGTCAATGCACCGGCAAAGTCTTCCAACGGGAATGATGATTATGTTCATTCATGGTTTGAAGGACTTCTTTAG